A stretch of Hymenobacter psoromatis DNA encodes these proteins:
- a CDS encoding HsdM family class I SAM-dependent methyltransferase, whose product MRQPTLNATAQSLVQRVWGYATVLRDDGVGYGDYVEQITYLLFLKMADEQAGAPNAPAVPEGKDWASLRHLEGDALEVQYRHLLTDLGKEPGMLGVIFKKAQNKIQNPARLKHLLALIDRENWSGLGFDVKGEIYEGLLQKNAEDVKGGAGQYFTPRPLIQAIVEAVAPTPGQTICDPACGTAGFLLVARDYLVDTYGAEMDREQLKFLRDHTFHGTDIVDSVVRLAAMNLYLHGVGSTESPVKNQDSLLSDPGERYDFILANPPFGKKSSITVMSEEGQTSKDTLSYERTDFVATTSNKQLNFVQHIYTILKVGGTAAVVLPDNVLFEGGAGETIRRKLLQDCNVHTLLRLPTGIFYAQGVKANVIFFEKHAAAEQAQTKDLWVYDLRTNQHFTPKGNPLTLTHLQDFIACYGKPGQRAQRQETDQFHRYDLAQLLARDKINLDIFWLKDDALEDSATLPAPDVLALEITENLQAALAQFASIAEELEEVA is encoded by the coding sequence ATGCGCCAGCCTACCCTCAATGCCACCGCCCAATCCCTTGTTCAACGCGTCTGGGGCTACGCGACCGTACTCCGCGACGACGGCGTGGGCTACGGCGACTACGTGGAGCAAATCACTTACCTACTGTTTCTGAAGATGGCCGACGAGCAGGCCGGTGCGCCCAACGCGCCCGCCGTGCCCGAGGGGAAAGACTGGGCCAGCCTGCGCCACCTCGAAGGCGACGCGCTGGAAGTGCAGTACCGCCACCTGCTCACCGACCTGGGCAAGGAGCCCGGCATGCTGGGCGTCATCTTCAAGAAGGCCCAGAACAAGATTCAGAACCCCGCCCGCCTCAAGCACCTGCTGGCCCTGATTGACCGCGAAAACTGGTCGGGTCTGGGCTTCGACGTGAAGGGTGAGATTTACGAAGGCCTGCTGCAAAAGAACGCCGAGGACGTGAAGGGCGGCGCGGGCCAGTACTTCACGCCGCGCCCGCTCATCCAAGCCATCGTGGAGGCCGTGGCCCCTACCCCTGGCCAGACCATCTGCGACCCCGCCTGCGGCACCGCCGGCTTCCTGCTGGTGGCCCGCGACTACCTCGTGGACACCTACGGGGCCGAAATGGACCGCGAGCAGCTCAAGTTCCTGCGCGACCATACCTTCCACGGCACCGACATCGTGGACTCGGTGGTGCGCCTGGCCGCCATGAACCTCTACCTGCACGGCGTCGGTTCGACCGAAAGCCCGGTCAAAAACCAGGATTCCCTGCTCTCCGACCCCGGCGAGCGCTACGACTTCATCCTGGCTAACCCGCCCTTCGGCAAGAAGAGCAGTATCACGGTGATGAGCGAGGAGGGCCAGACCAGCAAAGACACGCTCAGCTATGAGCGCACCGACTTCGTGGCCACCACCAGCAACAAGCAGCTCAACTTCGTTCAGCACATCTACACCATTCTCAAGGTAGGCGGCACCGCCGCCGTGGTGCTGCCCGACAACGTGCTCTTCGAGGGCGGGGCCGGCGAAACCATCCGCCGCAAGCTCTTGCAGGATTGCAACGTGCACACGCTGCTGCGCCTGCCCACCGGCATTTTCTACGCCCAGGGTGTAAAGGCCAACGTCATCTTCTTTGAGAAGCACGCCGCCGCCGAGCAGGCCCAAACCAAGGACCTTTGGGTATACGACCTGCGCACCAACCAGCACTTCACCCCCAAGGGCAACCCGCTCACGCTCACGCACCTCCAAGACTTCATCGCCTGCTACGGGAAACCCGGCCAACGCGCCCAGCGCCAGGAAACCGACCAGTTTCACCGCTACGACCTGGCCCAGCTGCTGGCCCGCGACAAAATAAACCTCGACATCTTCTGGCTGAAGGACGACGCGCTGGAAGACAGCGCTACCCTACCCGCGCCCGATGTGCTGGCCCTGGAAATCACCGAGAACCTGCAAGCCGCGCTGGCGCAGTTTGCCAGCATTGCCGAGGAGTTAGAGGAAGTCGCATGA
- a CDS encoding VIT1/CCC1 transporter family protein translates to MRHIEQHHTQRIGWLRAAVLGANDGIISTSSLVVGVAAAHASAHNVLVAGVAGLVAGAMSMATGEYVSVSSQADSEQADLDREQEELRTDPQAEQQEMADLYVGRGLAPALAAQVAQQLMAHDALGTHAREELGISETIAAKPIQAALASAASFTVGAALPLATILLAPPAGLVWTVSATALLFLAVLGVLAAYVGGSGMLRAAVRVTFWGALALGLTAVVGHFFNVTP, encoded by the coding sequence ATGCGACACATCGAGCAGCATCATACCCAACGAATTGGCTGGCTGCGGGCCGCGGTGCTGGGGGCCAACGACGGCATTATTTCCACGTCCAGTCTGGTGGTGGGCGTGGCGGCGGCCCACGCCTCGGCCCACAACGTGCTGGTGGCCGGCGTAGCGGGCCTGGTGGCCGGGGCCATGTCGATGGCCACCGGGGAGTACGTGTCCGTCAGCTCCCAGGCCGATTCGGAGCAGGCCGACCTGGACCGCGAGCAGGAAGAGCTGCGCACTGACCCGCAAGCTGAGCAGCAGGAGATGGCCGACCTCTACGTGGGGCGTGGCTTGGCCCCCGCGTTGGCCGCCCAGGTGGCGCAGCAGCTCATGGCCCACGACGCACTGGGCACCCACGCCCGCGAGGAGCTCGGCATCTCTGAAACTATTGCCGCCAAGCCCATCCAGGCCGCGCTGGCGTCGGCGGCTTCTTTCACGGTGGGAGCGGCCTTGCCGCTGGCTACCATCTTGCTGGCTCCCCCGGCCGGGTTGGTCTGGACGGTTTCGGCCACGGCCCTGCTGTTTTTGGCGGTGCTGGGGGTGCTGGCCGCCTACGTGGGCGGTTCGGGGATGCTGCGCGCCGCGGTCCGCGTGACCTTCTGGGGCGCCCTGGCCCTGGGCCTGACGGCCGTGGTGGGCCACTTTTTCAACGTGACGCCGTAG
- a CDS encoding MJ0042-type zinc finger domain-containing protein, with translation MLFVYLCRSCRAAYRVVSRKRPAAVATDLRCSTCLQQALRLGH, from the coding sequence ATGTTGTTTGTATATTTGTGTCGCTCATGTAGAGCAGCCTATCGCGTAGTGAGCAGAAAGAGGCCAGCCGCTGTCGCGACTGACCTCCGATGTAGCACCTGTTTGCAGCAGGCACTACGGCTGGGTCATTGA